The genomic interval CTTCCCCTTGCCCAACCCGCCCATCACGGCGGTGCCAGTTCGGCGTATCAAAGGTGCGCGTCCTGGTACATCGATACCTAGCATACCGGCCATTGAATTCGTGGGTTCCAGACCTCCGGTATCCGTGCCCCAGCCGGCCAGTGCGCTCTTGGGCTCCAAACCTCCAACGTCTGCAACCAATCCAGGCGCGGGATCCTTCAAGTAAGGCGAGGCCATACATTAGTTGCCTATTCCAGCGTCATCGCGTAGGCGCCATTTCGTTCGTGTAGCATCCCTGTCGTACGGGTCTTGCTTCGTACCCGATCTTTGATGACTGTGGGAGCGCAACATGGCGCACTGGATCTGGGCCGTGGCGGGCGCGGGGCTGTCTTGGGCTCTGGCCTATCGCGAAGCGAACCGCTGGATTTGGGCGGTGTGTGCCGCGGTGTATTTGTTGGCTGCTTCGTTTGCCTCCGCGTTTTCCTTCGTGACGCTGGCTATTCTGGGGACGTTCTACATAGCCGCTTGCGCCATCGTTCTGGTTCCAAGACTTCGCCGCGCCTTCGTGAGCGACCCGCTGTTCGGATGGTTCCGGCGCGTGATGCCGCAAGTGTCCACCACGGAGAAGGAGGCGCTCAACGCCGGTACCGTCTGGTGGGACGCGGATTTATTTTCGGGGCGCCCGGACTGGAACAAACTCCTAGCGTTTCCCCGCCCTGCTCTTAGCAAGGAAGAGCGCGATTTTCTCGATGGTCCCGTGGAGGAATTGTGCGCCATGACCGACGATTGGGAAGCGACCTATGAGTTGAACGACCTGCCGCCCAGCGTGTGGCAGTTCATCAAGGACGAGGGCTTCCTGGGAATGATTATCCCAAAGGAATATGGAGGACTGGGATTTTCCGCCTATGCCCATTCGCAAGTGATCACCAAACTCGCCACGCGCAGCGCCCCGGCCACGGTGGCGGTGATGGTGCCCAATTCCCTGGGGCCCTCCGAACTCTTGCTGCACTATGGCACTGACGAACAGAAGCATTACTACTTGCCGCGTTTGGCGCGAGGATTGGAAACGCCGTGCTTCGCGCTTACGGGGCCCGACGCAGGGTCCGATGCCGGCGCCATTCCCGATCACGGAATCGTGTGTTACGGCACTCATGAGGGCCGCCAAGTGCTGGGAATGCGATTGACGTGGGACAAGCGCTATATCACCCTAGGGCCGGTGGCGACTCTTCTGGGTCTCGCATTTCGTCTCTACGATCCGAACCGGTTCCTGGGCCAAGAGCAGGACTTGGGCATCACGCTGGCACTCGTTCCCACCGGTCATCCGGGCGTCAACATCGGGCGGCGGCACTTTCCGCTCAACGCATCCTTCATGAACGGGCCCAATTCGGGCAAGGATGTATTCATTCCCATGGAGTGGGTCATCGGCGGGCAGGAGCGCGTGGGGCAGGGATGGCGGATGCTCATGGAGTGTTTGGCCGCTGGGCGTTCCATCTCGTTGCCGTCCTCCAGCGCCGGGATGGCGCAGATGGCCGCCCGCACCACGGGAGCCTATGCCCGCATCCGCCAGCAATTCCGCGTGCCCATCGGAAAGTTCGAGGGTGTGGAAGAGGCGATGGCGCGCATCGGCGGCAACACGTACATGATCGATGCCGTGCGCACCCTTACCGCGGGTGCGGTGGATCTGGGAGAGAAGCCTTCCGTATTGTCCGCCGTCGCCAAGTACCATTGCACGGAGCGCGGCCGCACAGTCATCAACGACGCCATGGATGTGCATGGTGGCAAGGGCATTTGCCTGGGGCCGAACAACTATCTCGGGCGCGCTTACCAGCAAGCTCCCATCGCCATCACCGTGGAAGGCGCCAACATTCTCACGCGCAGCATGATCATCTTCGGCCAGGGAGCCATTCGCGCACATCCTTACGTGCTGAAGGAAATCGATGCGGCGGGATACGCGGACGAAACGACGGGTGCGCGTTTGTTTGACCAGGCCCTGTGGAGTCATGGGGCCTTTCTCGCCGGAAACGCCGCACGCTCGCTTTTTCTGGGCCTGGGGGG from Betaproteobacteria bacterium carries:
- a CDS encoding acyl-CoA dehydrogenase, with the translated sequence MAHWIWAVAGAGLSWALAYREANRWIWAVCAAVYLLAASFASAFSFVTLAILGTFYIAACAIVLVPRLRRAFVSDPLFGWFRRVMPQVSTTEKEALNAGTVWWDADLFSGRPDWNKLLAFPRPALSKEERDFLDGPVEELCAMTDDWEATYELNDLPPSVWQFIKDEGFLGMIIPKEYGGLGFSAYAHSQVITKLATRSAPATVAVMVPNSLGPSELLLHYGTDEQKHYYLPRLARGLETPCFALTGPDAGSDAGAIPDHGIVCYGTHEGRQVLGMRLTWDKRYITLGPVATLLGLAFRLYDPNRFLGQEQDLGITLALVPTGHPGVNIGRRHFPLNASFMNGPNSGKDVFIPMEWVIGGQERVGQGWRMLMECLAAGRSISLPSSSAGMAQMAARTTGAYARIRQQFRVPIGKFEGVEEAMARIGGNTYMIDAVRTLTAGAVDLGEKPSVLSAVAKYHCTERGRTVINDAMDVHGGKGICLGPNNYLGRAYQQAPIAITVEGANILTRSMIIFGQGAIRAHPYVLKEIDAAGYADETTGARLFDQALWSHGAFLAGNAARSLFLGLGGARLKPVPGSRDLKRHFQNLSRICAGFAFMADLSMLALGGALKRREKLSGRLGDMLSYMYLGSAVLKRFEDEGQQQTDLPFARWALEECCYRAQEAAYGVFDNFPNRVIAALMKRVAFPFGRRFKAPSDDLGQRVTRLIMQASPARERLTADVYFASSEADPVGRLELALGAVAAAEAVEAKARSKGKVHRAMPASMSEQVDVALSANTISAEEAQLWRRYEQLRKACIMVDDFPQDVGRRTTPREQNKPDRTAEQRGMPEKAEA